The following is a genomic window from Burkholderia oklahomensis C6786.
CGCCGCAACGCCGAATTATGCCGCGATCCGGCCCTGCCGTGAACCCGCCTTCGCGCAAGCGCGCGACGCGCGCGCCGGCCGGGCGAGGCGTTCATCGACGAACGGACACGCCGAAGCGGGTATGATCGGTACTTGCCCGAGAGGGCCGATGGTCAATCAGGAGGAGTGAATGGCAGGAAATCTGGTTATCGTGTGCCGGGACCAGGACGCCGAAGCGTTCGATCAACTGATGCAAGAGTACGGCTCGTTCCAGACGCGGCTGTCGTCGACGGCCTGGTATCTGAACATGAACATCGTGCCGGAGACGCTCCAGGAGGACATCCTCGACCGTGTCGGCAAATACACGACGCTCTACATCTTCGAGGCGACGAGCGTCACCTACAACACGATCGACAGCAACGCCGCCGAGACGCTCAGCACGCTCTTCGGCGAGTGACCCGCCGCCCGCGGCCGTCCGGCGGGGTCGCGCCGGGCGCCCGAGGATCCCGCGCCGCCCGGGCGGCGGCGGCGCGTCAGGACGCCGCCACCTGCGGTTCCGCCTTCGGCACGACGTCGAACGGAAACGACATCGCAACCCGCAGCCCCCCTTCCTCCCGGTTGCCGATCTCACATGAACCGCCCGTGCGCTGCACGAGCCGCTCGACGATCGCGAGCCCGAGACCGCTGTGCCCGTTGCCGCCGCGCGCCGGATCGAGCCGCACGAACGGGCGCGTCGCATCCGCCAGGTCGCGCGGCGCGATGCCCTTGCCGTGGTCGCTGACGGTCAGCGTGTAGCCCGTCGCGGTGCGCGCGGTCGCGATCACGACGGGCGGCGCGCCGTATGCGTGCGCGTTGTCGAGCAGGTTCGACAGCACCCGGTCGAGCGTCGCCGTCGACAGGCGAAAGCCCGGCCCCGCCGCGAGATCGGTCTGCACGGTGGGCGCGTTCGGCGACACCGCGCGATAGGTGCGCGCGATCCGCTCGCACGCCTGATCGACAGGCACGGCCTCGCTGCGATCGGCGTCGCCGTGCGCGAATACGAGGAACTGGTCGACGATGTGCGTCATCGAGTCGACGTCGCGCACCACGCCATCGCGCAGCCGCGCGTCCTCCATCATCTCGGCGCGCAGCCGCATCCGCGCGAGCGGCGTGCGCAGGTCGTGCGCGACGCCCGCGAGCATCACCGCACGGTCGTTCTCCGCGCGCGACACCTGCTGAACCATCTGATTGAAGCCGTGCGTGAGCTGGCGCAGCTCGCGCGGCCCGCGCTCGGGCAGCGGCGGCACCGCCATCCCGCGGCCGAAGCGCGCGACCGCGCGCGCGAGCGAGCTGAGCGGCTGCTGCAGCTGCCACGCGGCGAAGAGCGCCGCCATCACCGCGGCGGAAAAGATCATCACGAGCCAGAGCACCATCCGGTCGAGCGGGCGCGGCGGTCGCAGCGGCTGCACCGGCACGACGATCCAGTCGCGGTCGGTCGGCTGCTTCACCCACAGCACGGGCGGATGGCCCGGCCGGCCGATGCGCACCAGCGTGCCGGGCGGCAGGCGGTCGCGCAGGTCGTCGGCGAAGCGCTTCAACGCGGGCGGTAGATTCTGATTCGCCTCCGGCACGTCGCTGCTGCCCGGCGCGACGAGCCGCACGCGCGACGGCAGCGGCTGGTCGGGCGAACGCTCGACGTGCTGGCGCACCGCGTCGACGAGGAACGCGGCCTCCTCGACCGCATAGCGCGTCTGGAACTGATTGCGCTCGAGCCGGATCGCGAAATACCACGCGAAGTGCGACAGCAGCAGCACGCAGACGACGAGGAGCGCGAGCCGCCCGAACAGCGAATCAATGGGTTTGCGCATGAGCCTCGCCGTTCGGCACGAACACGTAGCCGCGTCCGCGCACCGTCTGGATGAAGCGCGGCGTCGACGGATCGGTTTCGAGGATCCGGCGCAGTCGCCAGACCTGCACGTCGATCCCGCGGTCGGTGCCGTCGTACTCGGGGCCGTGCAGCAGTTCGAGCAGGCGCTCGCGGGTCAGCGTGCGCAGCGCATGGTTGACGAAGATCTTCAGGAGCGCGAATTCGCTGCTCGACAGTGTTGCCGGCTTGCCGTCGACCGACAGCGTGCGCGCCTGGAAATCGAGCACGAAACGGCCGAACGCGTACGGCTCGCGCTGCTCGGGCGCGGCCGCCGACGGCGTCGCGCGGCGGCGGCGCAGCACCGCCTGCGCGCGCGCGAGCAGCTCGCGCGGGTTGAACGGCTTGCCGAGGTAATCGTCCGCGCCGAGCTCGAGGCCGACGATGCGGTCGACGTCGTCCGCACGCGCCGTCAGCATGATCACCGGAATGTCGTCGCCCGCCGCGCGGAGCTGACGCAGCGCGGTCAGGCCGTCGACGCCCGGCATCATCAGGTCGAGCACGATGAGATCGGGGCGCTCGCGTTCGAGGCGCTTTTCGAGCGAAGCGGCGTCGTGCAGCACGGACACCTCGATGCCTTGCCGCACGAGGTAGTCGCGCAGCAGGTCGCGCAGTTCTTGGTCGTCGTCGACGATGAGGATCTGAGTAGTCATGGCGTGAAGTTTACCGTGCGGGTTGGCGGGGCTGAACGAAACAAATGCCGGAAAGGGTTACTGCGGATTACCGCGCAAGGAAAATGTAATGCGCGGTAAACGCGACCGCGGCGCGCGTAACACGGCGGCGGCGCCGCTTGGCTACGCTGCGCCTTACCGGATATGCCGGCAGACGGCGGGGCGCGAACGCCCGGGCGCCGAGCCGGCCGCAGCACCGGACTTTTCAATACAGGAGTTGCTCAATGTATAAGAAGACTTCCCGCCTGGCCATCGCCGCCGCCGTGCTCGCCCTTTCGTTCAGCGCCGTCTCGCACGCCGCGCCGCCCGACATGCCGCCGCCGGGCGGCCACGGCGAACCTCACCACATGGACGGCGGCCCGTTCATGATGATGCAGCGCGTGCACGACAAGCTGAACCTGAGCGCCGCGCAGGAGCAGCAGTGGCAGGCCGCCGTCAACACGATGAAGCAGAACCGCGAGGCGATGCGCAAGAGCCACGAGGCGCTGCGCCAGCAGTTCCAGGCGCAGCGGAACCAGCCGATCCTCGACCTGAACGCGATGCACGCGGCGCGCCAGCAGGCCGAGCAGCAGAACGCCCAGTTGCGCGAGCAGACGGCGTCCGCGTGGCTCGCGTTCTACAACGGCCTGAACGACCAGCAGAAGGCGACGGTCAGCACGGCGCTCAAGCAGCAGTTCGCGAAGATGGAGGAACGTCACGCGAAGATGAAGGAGCGCTGGGAGCAGCGCCGCGCGGCGAAGGGCGCGTCGGCGCCCGCGCCGCAGCAGTGACGCCGGGCGGCGCGGCCTGGCCCGGCGGGTTCGGGCGGGTCGTGCCGGCCATCGATCGCGTTGCGGCTGCATGATGCGGCCTTGGGCGACCGGCCGGATGGCTTTCGGCGGGTATGGGTGCGCTCGGCCGCCGAGCGCCGGGCGATCGCGCGGGATCGATCCGCTTGATCGGTTCCGCTTGATCGGTTCCGCTTGATCGGTTCCGCTTGATCGGTTCCGCTTGATCGGCTTTGCATGACGATCCCCTGCCCGGCCGGCTTCATCGGAGCGACGACGCGCCCCGACCGAGCGCATCTCGTCGGCCGCATCTCGTCCGCGGCTATCGGCCGGGTGGCCGGCCGCCGTTGAAGCAAACACCGCGAACGGACTCACACCCGCTCGCGGTGTTTTCGCATCGGCACGCGGCTTGCCTCGTCCTCTCGTTGCCCGGTCTCTCCGTGCCGGGATCGAGCGCGCGGCCGACATCCCAGCCGACATCCCGCCCACCGCCGATCGCGTCACGCGAGATCGAACAACAGCACCTCCGCGCGCTCGCCGCGCTCGAACGCAACGGTCTCGACGTCGGCGATGCGTGCGCCGTCGCCTGCCGCCAGCGCCTCGCCGTTCACCGTCACGCTGCCGCGCGCGACGTGCACGTACACGCGCCGCCCGGCCGGCACCGCGAACTCGGCACGCTCGCCGCCGTCGACGAGGCCCGCGTAGATCGACGCGTCCGCCCGCATCGACACCGACCCGTCGCGCCCGTCCGGCGACGCGACGAGCCGCAGCCGGCCGCGCTTGTCTGCGTCGGTGAAGCGCACCTCCTGATAGCCGGGCTTGCCGCCCGGCTCGGTCGGCAGCAGCCAGATCTGCAGCAGATGCAGCGGCGCGTCCCGCGACGCGTTGTATTCGCTGTGCACGATCCCCGTGCCCGCGCTCATCCGCTGCACGTCGCCCGCGCGGACGATCGAGCCGTTGCCCATGCTGTCGCGGTGCGCGAGCGCGCCGTCGAGCACGTACGTGATGATCTCCATGTCGCGGTGCGGATGCATGCCGAAGCCCCGCGTCGGCGCGATGCGGTCGTCGTTCAGCACGCGCAGCGCGCCGAAGTGCATGTGATCGGGATCGCGATAGTCGGCGAACGAAAAGCTGTGACGCGTATCGAGCCAGCCATGATTGGCATGACCGCGGTCGCCTGCGCGGCGGATCTGGAACATGGCGCCTCCCACTGAAAAATCGACTTCCTCGAATGTAGGGGCGGCGCGCATCCGCAACAATCCTGCGCGCGCGCACCGGATCGTTGCGCCGATCCGTGCAATCGTCCGAGCAAGCAACGCGCCGCGCATATGAATGCAGCGACGCCAACGAGCCGGCGCGATGCGTCGCGCGGCCTCGTGCGCCGGGCGGCCGAGCGGCCGCCGAGACGCGCTCGCCGTTTCTTCGAAGCCGCGGCCGGCGTTCGGGTAAAATACCGCGCTTTTGGCCGCCGTCGACGGCGCTTCGCCCCAAAGCGGGCCGCGCCGGCATCGACGAACGCGAATTTTGGCCGCCTAGAATACGCCCGGCGCGCGCATGCCCGGGTGCATCCGGCCGCGCGGCGGGGAAGTCAGGATAAGGAACGACATGAAGAAGCTCGCCTTGTGCGCGGCCCTCGCCTTCGCGGCGGCCGGCGCCTTCGCGAAGGAGTGGAAGACCGTGCGGATCGGCGTCGACGCCAGTTATCCGCCGTTCGAATCGACCGCGCCGAGCGGCGAGATCGTCGGATTCGACGTCGATCTCGCGAAGGAAGTCTGCAAGCGGATCAATGTGAAGTGCGTCTGGACGCCGCAGGATCTCGACGGAATCATCCCCGCGCTGAAGGCGAAGAAGTTCGACGTGATCGTGTCGTCGCTGACCGTCACCGCCAAGCGCCGCGAGCAGATCGATTTCTCCGACAAGCTGTACGACGCGCCCGCGCGGATGATCGCGAAGGCGGGCTCGCCGCTCGCGCCGAGCGTCGAATCGCTGAAGGGCAAGCACGTCGGCGTCGAGCAGGGCTCGACCCAGGAGACCTTCGCGAAAGCGCACTGGGAGCCGAAGGGCGTGACGGTCGTGTCGTACCAGAACCAGGATCAGGTGTACGCGGATCTCGGCTCGGGCCGCCTCGACGCGACGCTGCAAGACGAGCTGCAGGCCGACTACGGCTTTCTGCGCACGCCGCGCGGCAAGGGCTTCGCGTGGGCGGGCCCGGCCGTCAAGGATCCGAAGACGCTCGGCGACGGCACCGCGATGGGCCTGCGCAAGGAAGACGCGGACCTGAAGGACGCGATCGACCGCGCGCTCGCGGCGATGCACAAGGACGGCACGTACGACAAGCTGTCGCACAAGTACTTCCCGTACAGCATCTATTCGGCGAAGTAGGCGCCGAGCGGGCCGCGCGTCGCGACCGGCGCGCGGCCCGTGCAGCACCAGCGGTCGACACCACGCGCTGCGAAGCGCCGTCCCCTGCCCGAACGCAGGCGGCGGCGCGATCCGCGAAGGCGGAGCGGCAATGATACGCACGGGGCGTCTCGCGCAACACGCGGGACGCGTCTTTCGCGGCGCGCACGACGCGTCGTCGAGGACTACATATGTTTCTTCAAGGCTACGGCCCGCTGATACTCTCCGGCACCTGGCAGACCGTCAAGCTCGCGGTGCTGTCGCTCGCGCTGTCGTTTCTGCTCGGCCTCGTCGGTGCGGCTGCGAAACTGTCGAAGAACCGCTTGTCGAGCGGAATCGGCACGCTCTACACGACGCTCATTCGCGGCGTGCCGGACCTCGTGCTGATGCTGCTCCTCTTCTACAGCCTGCAGATCTGGCTGAACCAGCTCACCGATCTGATGAACTGGGATCAGATCGACATCGATCCGTTCGCGGCCGGCGTGCTCGTGCTCGGCTTCATCTACGGCGCGTACTTCACCGAGACGTTCCGCGGCGCGTTCCTGTCGGTGCCGCGCGGCCAGCTCGAAGCGGGCAGCGCGTACGGGATGACGAACTGGCAGGTGTTCGCGCGGATCATGTTCCCGCAGATGATGCGCTTCGCGCTGCCCGGCATCGGCAACAACTGGCAGGTGCTCGTGAAGTCGACGGCGCTCGTGTCGATCATCGGCCTCGCCGACGTCGTGAAGGCGTCGCAGGACGCGGGCAAGGGCACGCTGCGGTTCTTCTTCTTCACGCTGCTCGCCGGCGCGATCTATCTCGCGATCACGACGATCTCGAACTTCGTGCTGATGTGGCTCGAAAAGCGTTATTCGACGGGCGTACGCAAGGCTGACCTATGATCGAACTGATCCAAGAATACTGGCGCAACTACCTGTATACCGACGGCTATCGCTTCACGGGCCTCGCGATCACGCTGTGGCTGCTCGTCGTGTCGATCGGCATCGGCTTCTGCCTGTCCGTGCCGCTCGCGGTGGCGCGCGTGTCGAAGAAGAAGTGGCTCGCGGGCGCCGTCTGGCTCTACACGTACGTGTTCCGCGGCACGCCGCTCTACGTGCAGCTGCTCCTCTGCTACACCGGGCTCTACAGCCTGCAGGTCGTGCGCGGCGCGCCGATGCTCGACGCGTTCTTCCGCGACGGGATGAACTGCACGCTGCTCGCGTTCACGCTGAACACCTGCGCCTACACGACCGAGATCTTCGCGGGCGCGATCAAGGCGACCACGTACGGCGAGATCGAAGCCGCGCGCGCGTACGGGATGTCGACGTTCACGCTGTATCGGCGGGTCGTGCTGCCGTCGGCGCTGCGCCGCGCGCTGCCGCTCTACAGCAACGAAGTGATCCTGATGCTGCACGCGACGACGGTCGCATTCACGGCGACCGTGCCCGACATCCTGAAGATCGCGCGCGACGTCAATTCGGCGACCTACATGTCGTTCCACGCGTTCGGCATCGCCGCCCTTCTCTACCTCGCGATCTCGTTTACGCTCGTGTGGCTGTTCCGCCGCGCCGAGCGTCGCTGGCTCGCGTATCTGCGCCCGCAGGGCAAATGAATTTCCGGATCCGCCTCGGATGAACACCCAGATGCACAAGCTATTCGTCGACGATCTCCACAAGCGCTACGGCAACAACGAAGTTTTGAAAGGCGTCTCGCTGCGCGCGAACGCGGGCGACGTGATCAGCGTGATCGGCTCGTCCGGTTCGGGCAAGAGCACGATGCTCCGCTGCATCAACTTCCTCGAGCAGCCCAACGCGGGCCGCATCTTCGTCGACGGCGAAGAAGTGCGCACCGCGCAGGACAAGACGGGCGCGCTCAAGGCGGCCGATTCCAAGCAATTGCAGCGCGTGCGCACGAAGCTCGCGATGGTGTTCCAGCACTTCAATCTGTGGGCGCACATGAACGTGCTCGAGAACGTGATGGAAGCGCCCGTGCACGTGCTCGGGCTGTCGCGGCGCGAGGCCGAGGAGCGCGCGCGCGAATACCTCGAGAAAGTGGGGCTGGCGCCGCGCGTCGAGAAGCAGTATCCGTCGCACCTGTCGGGCGGCCAGCAGCAGCGCGTCGCGATCGCGCGCGCGCTGGCGATGCATCCCGACGTGATGCTGTTCGACGAGCCGACGTCGGCGCTCGACCCGGAACTCGTCGGCGAAGTGCTGAAGGTGATGCAAAAGCTCGCCGAAGAAGGCCGGACGATGATCGTCGTCACGCACGAGATGGGTTTCGCGCGCAACGTGTCGAACCATGTGATGTTCCTGCACCAGGGACGCGTCGAGGAGGAAGGCGCGCCCGCCGACGTGTTCGGCAGCACGAAGAGCGAGCGCCTGAAGCAGTTCCTGTCCGGCAGCCTCAAGTAAACCGCCGGGCGGGCGCGGCGCATGCCGCGCCTCGCTCCGCCCTGCCGCCTCGTCAGACCACGTCCGCGGGCGCTTCGCTCGCGAACGCGCGCAGCGCGTCGCCCGCGAGCCGGTAACGCACCCATTCGCTCTGCGCGCTCGCGCCGATCCCTTCGTAGAAGCGGATCGCGGGCTCGTTCCAGTCGAGCACGCTCCATTCGAACCGTCCGCAGCCGTTGTCGACCGCGATCCGCGCGAGCGCGTGCAGCAGGCGCTTGCCCGCGCCGGCGCCACGAAAACGCGGCGACACGTATAGATCCTCGAGATACAGCCCCTGCCGGCCGAGCCACGTCGAATACGAGAAGAAGTAGACCGCGAAGCCGGCCGGCTCGCCGTCCACCTCGCAGATCAGCGCACACGCGGGCGACGCGCCGCGAAATAGGCTCGCTTCGATCGATTCGACCGTCGCGACCACCTGGTCCTCGGCCTCTTCGTAGATCGCGAGTTCTTTGATGAAGCGCAGAATCAGCGCGGCGTCGCCCGCCGCGGCTGCGCGAATCCGGATATTCATGTGGCGGCCCTCCTGGCCCGATCGCGATGAGAATGCACATGCCATGCCGGCTAGCGCTGTCGAGGCAGTCATGCTACGTTCGAATGATTCATGCAAGAAGTGCATTTTCTTCATCGTTAATTGAATGCTATGCATCCTGCACTGCGCCGTCTCGATCTGAATCTGCTGCTCGTCTTCGACGCGCTCTTTCGCCATCGCTCGGTCACGACCGCGGCAAACGAGATCGCGATCAGCCCGTCCGCGATGAGTCACGCGCTCGCGCGGCTGCGCGACGCGCTCGGCGACGAACTGTTCGTGCGCTTCGGCAACGAGATGCAGCCGACCGTGCGCGCCGAGGACATGGCCGGCTTCGTCGGCGAGGCGCTCGACGTGCTGTCGAAGGGCATGCAGCGCGCGCACCGCTTCGAGCCCGAACGCAGCACGCACACGTTCGTGTTCGCCGCGACCGACTACACGGCGTTCGCCGTGCTGCCCGCGTTCATCGCGAGGATACAGCGCGTCGCGCCGCAATTGCGCTTCCGGATCGTCTATTCGGGCCGCAAGATCGCGACCGAGGATCTCGCGGCAGGCCGGCTCGACTTCGCGCTCGGCTATCACGAAGAAACGAGCGCGGTCGCGCCCGGCATCGAGAACTTCGACTGGTTCGCCGACGACTACGTCGTGATCGCGAGCGAACGCCATCCGTCGATCCGGCGCCGCCTGAGCGTCGCGCAGTATCTCGCGGCGCGGCACGTTGTCGTCACGCCGTGGAACGAGACGCGCGGCGTGATCGACCACGTGCTCGACAAGCTCGGACTCGAGCGGCAGGTCGCCGTGCAGTTGCCGACGGTGCTCGCGGCGCCGTTCATCGTCGCCGATTCCGACTTGCTGATGACGGTCCCGCGCCACGCGGCCGAGGTGCTGCGCCACGCTGCGCCGATCCGGATCTTCGCCGCGCCGTTCGAGATCCCGCGCTACACGGTGAAGGTGTATTCGCACGCGAAGCACGCACGCACCGATGCGCATCGCTGGATTCGCGCGCAACTGATCGAGTCGGCGCCCGCGCACGCGCGCTGACGCCGGCCGCCGTCGAACGCGCCGAGGCCGGCCGGACGACGTTCGCGCGCGGTCCGCGGCCGCGCATTTTCATTACGAATTCCCGACACAATCGGCGCCGACGCACTTACTCCCCCGTTTTTCCAGCGTCAATAGTGGCAATCCTTGACCCATCCCGCCGGGTTCCGCGAGTGCCTTGGTAGACAAGGGATCCGACTGCCTCCACGAACGTCGCTCGGCGTGTTTGCGCACACGTATATGGCAATTTGGCGACACGTGCTAGTCAAACAACGATTTTCGTCGCCACAAAAGTGTATTTTTGCTAAATTAGTAACCAAAGTAGCAAAACGAAAGTCATGAAATGTAGTTTTACTTCATGACGACAGGAGACCCCGGTAGGCCATCCCGGCCGCACGGGCCCGCAAACGGCATTCCGTCCGCTCGCTCAGTGCGTCGCCCACCCGGCCTGCACGCGGTCTCTCTGGTTACCCATTTTGTCCGGCATGCAAAGCCGGACATGTTGCGCAGTTCTGGGTTGACTTTTTGACAGGGTATGGAGGAGATGATGAAGAAAGTTATGCTCGCGGCAGTACTGGCGACTGCCGGAGTGGCGGCTCACGCTCAAAGCAGCGTGACGCTGTACGGCCGTCTCGACGCCGGCATCGAATACATGAGCGGCCTGCCGAGCGCGAACGGCGGCAGCTCGAGCCGCTGGCGCGCGGAAAGCGGCGACTGGGGCACGAGCCTCTGGGGCCTGAAGGGCTCCGAAGACATCGGCGGCGGCAACAAGATCGTGTTCCAGCTGGAAGGCAGCTTCGACACGATGAGCGGCAACGGCCCGGGCGGCGGCAGCCTCTGGAATCGCTGGGCGACGATCGGCATCTCCAACGACGCATACGGTACCCTGCTGCTCGGCCGCGAACTCGCGATCGCGAACGGCGTGTGGGACTTCGACCCGTTCGGCCAGTCGTCGTGGTCGACGGCTTCGCTCGTGCGCGGCCGCAACTGGAACAAGACCAGCAACAACGTGTCGTACCAGTCGCCGAAGTACTACGGCCTCGATTTCTACGGCCAGTTCTCGTTCTCGAACTCGACGAGCTTCAACGGCAACACCACGGCCGGCCAGCCGGGCCGCGCGGCCGGTGCGCAGATCACCTACACGACGTCGCTGTTCCAGTTGCGCGGCATCTACGATGAAACGCGCGACAGCAACGGCAAGTTCTCCGACGTGTTCAACTACTCGCGCGAATACTTCGCGGGTGCGAACGTGTTCCTCGGCCAGTTCAAGCTGCAGGCGGCCTACCAGTCGTCGCACGCCGACGGCAGCGGCGGCCCGGTCGCCAACAACGGCATCACGGGCACCCAGCAGGTCTGGGGCGGCGTGACGTGGCAAGCCACGCCGGCAGCCGCGCTGATCGCAGCCGTGTATCACGTCAACGCGAACCACGGCGGCGGCAACGCGAACATCTACACGGTCGGCGGCTCGTACAACATCTCGAAGCGCACACTGTTCGACGTTCAGGTCGCGACGGTGCGCAACAGCAAGACCGCGAACTTCGGCCTGAACGCCAACGGCGCGGGCACCGACATCTCGACCGGCAATCCGAAGTTCGGCGGCAGCCAGACGGGCGTGTACGCCGGCATCCAGCATCTGTTCTAAGCACAAACGCCGGATCGTCTGAACCGATAGCGAGTCTTTTCACGCTGCTGCGAGAGGCGCGTACCGGTGCGATGCCCATGGGTATCGCACCGTTTTTTTTATGCCGCGCGGGCCGAAGCCGCGCGGCCCCGCCGCGCCGACGGTCTCCCGCTTCCGAGCGATCCGGCCTCAGACGGCCGCTTCGTTCTCCTCGCCCGTCCGAATCCGGATCACGCGCTCGACGTCCGACACGAAGATCTTGCCGTCGCCGATCTTGCCGGTGCGCGCGGCGCCGATCACCGCGTCGATCACCTGATCGACGAGATCGTTCGCGACCACCACCTCGATCTTCATCTTCGGCAGGAAGTCGACCACGTACTCGGCGCCGCGGTAGAGCTCCGTGTGGCCCTTCTGGCGGCCGAAGCCCTTCACTTCCGTCACGGTGAGCCCCGTCAGGCCGACTTCGGCGAGCGCTTCGCGCACTTCGTCCAGCTTGAACGGCTTGATGATGGCGGTGATGCGTTTCATGATGTGCCCCTTGCTTCGAATGAATGAAAATCGTCAGCCGATTCTACGCCGCGCGCCGCATCAGTCGATGCTCTCGGTGAAGCACGACGTGATCGGATAGCGCCAGTCGCGCCCGAACGCGCGATGCGTGACCCGAATGCCGACGGGCGCTTGGCGGCGCTTGTACTCGTTGATCTTGATGAGCCGCGTGACGCGCTTGACGTCCGCCTCCGAGTAGCCCGCCGCGACGATCTCCGCGAGCGGCCGGTCCTCTTCCATGTACATCCGCATGATCGCGTCGAGCACGTCGTACGGCGGCAGACTGTCCTGGTCGGTCTGGTTCTCGCGCAGCTCGGCGGACGGCGCGCGCGTCAGGATCCGCTCCGGAATGACGTCGAGCTTGCCGTATTCGGCCGCGGCGTTTCGGTAGCGGCAGAGCCGGTAGACGAGCGTCTTCGCGATGTCCTTGATCACAGCGAAGCCGCCCGCCATGTCGCCGTACAGCGTGCAGTAGCCGACCGCCATCTCGCTCTTGTTGCCCGTCGTCAGCACGATCGAGCCGAACTTGTTCGACAGCGCCATCAAGAGCGTGCCGCGGATCCGCGCCTGGATGTTCTCCTCCGTCGCATCCTCGGCGCGGCCCGCGAATTCGCCCGCGAGCGACGTGCGGAACGCGTCGAACATCGGCGCGATCGCGATCTCGTCGTAGCGCACGCCGACGCGCTTCGCCATCGCGGCCGCGTCGGTCGTCGAGATGTCGGCCGTGTAGCGCGACGGCATCATCACCGCGCGCACGCGGTCGGCGCCGAGCGCGTCGACCGCGACCGCGAGCACGAGCGCCGAATCGACGCCGCCCGACAGCCCGATGATCGCGCCCGGAAAGCCGTTCTTGCCGATGTAGTCGTGCACGCCGAGCACGAGCGCGCGATACACCTGCGCCTCGACGGACAGCTCCGGCGCGATTCGCGCAGGCAGCGGCCGCGCGCCGTCGAATTCGACGACCGCGTTGCCTTCCTCGAACTGCGGCATCTTCGCGACGAGCTCGCCCGCGCCGTCGAGCACGAACGAGCCGCCGTCGAACACGAGTTCGTCCTGGCCGCCGACGAGATTCACGTAGATCATCGGCAGGCCGGTCTCGCGAATCCGCGCGCGCAGGATGTCGATCCGCACCGCTTCCTTGTTCATGTGATACGGCGAGCCGTTCGGCACGATCAGCACCTGCGCGCCCGCCGCCTTCGCGAGCTGCGCGGCCGACGCATGCCACACGTCCTCGCAGATCACGACGCCGAACTTCACGCCGTTCAGCTCGAACACGTACGGCGCGGCGTCGGTCGCGAAATAGCGCTTCTCGTCGAACACCTCGGTGTTCGGCAGGTCCTGCTTCCGGTACGTGCCGACGACCTCGCCGTCGACGATCAGCGACGCCGCGTTGTAGGTATCGGTCGGCGAGACGCCGCGCTCGATCGGACGGTTTGCATTACCATCGGCGCTTGACGCGCCCGAGCCGGCCGCGCGCTGCGGATGGCCGACCAGCACCGCGAGCCCCGCGAGCGGCTTCAGCAGCGCGGCGAGCTCGGCGAGCGCCGCGTCGGACGCCGCGTAGAACGCGGGGCGCAGCAGCAGGTCCTCCGGCGGATAGCCGGACAGCGCGAGTTCCGGCGCGATCAGGAGCTGCGCGCCGGCGTCGTGCGCGGCGCGCGCGGCGGCGACGATCTTGGCGACGTTGCCGGCGAAATCGCCGACGGTGACGTTGAGTTGGGCAAGTGCGATACGGGTCTTCATCACGGGATCAGCGCGGCCTCCTCGGACCGCAGCGCGTACGGCTTTGATCAAACGCACGGAGGGCCGGCGCGGCAGCGCGCCCGACCGACGGTGCAAACGGGTACGAACGGATACAACCGGGCACGAACGAAACGGATTCAGATCGTTGAAACACGAACGCTGCGATTATCGCATGGGCATCCTGTCGTCTCCGCTCGACGCGAGCGCCACCGAGTGGGACGCGCTCGTCGCGCGCGCCGAGCGCCCGACGCCCTTTCTGAAGCA
Proteins encoded in this region:
- a CDS encoding GNAT family N-acetyltransferase, with amino-acid sequence MNIRIRAAAAGDAALILRFIKELAIYEEAEDQVVATVESIEASLFRGASPACALICEVDGEPAGFAVYFFSYSTWLGRQGLYLEDLYVSPRFRGAGAGKRLLHALARIAVDNGCGRFEWSVLDWNEPAIRFYEGIGASAQSEWVRYRLAGDALRAFASEAPADVV
- a CDS encoding LysR family transcriptional regulator; the encoded protein is MHPALRRLDLNLLLVFDALFRHRSVTTAANEIAISPSAMSHALARLRDALGDELFVRFGNEMQPTVRAEDMAGFVGEALDVLSKGMQRAHRFEPERSTHTFVFAATDYTAFAVLPAFIARIQRVAPQLRFRIVYSGRKIATEDLAAGRLDFALGYHEETSAVAPGIENFDWFADDYVVIASERHPSIRRRLSVAQYLAARHVVVTPWNETRGVIDHVLDKLGLERQVAVQLPTVLAAPFIVADSDLLMTVPRHAAEVLRHAAPIRIFAAPFEIPRYTVKVYSHAKHARTDAHRWIRAQLIESAPAHAR
- a CDS encoding P-II family nitrogen regulator — protein: MKRITAIIKPFKLDEVREALAEVGLTGLTVTEVKGFGRQKGHTELYRGAEYVVDFLPKMKIEVVVANDLVDQVIDAVIGAARTGKIGDGKIFVSDVERVIRIRTGEENEAAV
- a CDS encoding ABC transporter ATP-binding protein; translation: MNTQMHKLFVDDLHKRYGNNEVLKGVSLRANAGDVISVIGSSGSGKSTMLRCINFLEQPNAGRIFVDGEEVRTAQDKTGALKAADSKQLQRVRTKLAMVFQHFNLWAHMNVLENVMEAPVHVLGLSRREAEERAREYLEKVGLAPRVEKQYPSHLSGGQQQRVAIARALAMHPDVMLFDEPTSALDPELVGEVLKVMQKLAEEGRTMIVVTHEMGFARNVSNHVMFLHQGRVEEEGAPADVFGSTKSERLKQFLSGSLK
- a CDS encoding porin, producing MKKVMLAAVLATAGVAAHAQSSVTLYGRLDAGIEYMSGLPSANGGSSSRWRAESGDWGTSLWGLKGSEDIGGGNKIVFQLEGSFDTMSGNGPGGGSLWNRWATIGISNDAYGTLLLGRELAIANGVWDFDPFGQSSWSTASLVRGRNWNKTSNNVSYQSPKYYGLDFYGQFSFSNSTSFNGNTTAGQPGRAAGAQITYTTSLFQLRGIYDETRDSNGKFSDVFNYSREYFAGANVFLGQFKLQAAYQSSHADGSGGPVANNGITGTQQVWGGVTWQATPAAALIAAVYHVNANHGGGNANIYTVGGSYNISKRTLFDVQVATVRNSKTANFGLNANGAGTDISTGNPKFGGSQTGVYAGIQHLF
- a CDS encoding NAD+ synthase, whose translation is MKTRIALAQLNVTVGDFAGNVAKIVAAARAAHDAGAQLLIAPELALSGYPPEDLLLRPAFYAASDAALAELAALLKPLAGLAVLVGHPQRAAGSGASSADGNANRPIERGVSPTDTYNAASLIVDGEVVGTYRKQDLPNTEVFDEKRYFATDAAPYVFELNGVKFGVVICEDVWHASAAQLAKAAGAQVLIVPNGSPYHMNKEAVRIDILRARIRETGLPMIYVNLVGGQDELVFDGGSFVLDGAGELVAKMPQFEEGNAVVEFDGARPLPARIAPELSVEAQVYRALVLGVHDYIGKNGFPGAIIGLSGGVDSALVLAVAVDALGADRVRAVMMPSRYTADISTTDAAAMAKRVGVRYDEIAIAPMFDAFRTSLAGEFAGRAEDATEENIQARIRGTLLMALSNKFGSIVLTTGNKSEMAVGYCTLYGDMAGGFAVIKDIAKTLVYRLCRYRNAAAEYGKLDVIPERILTRAPSAELRENQTDQDSLPPYDVLDAIMRMYMEEDRPLAEIVAAGYSEADVKRVTRLIKINEYKRRQAPVGIRVTHRAFGRDWRYPITSCFTESID